From Cercospora beticola chromosome 6, complete sequence, a single genomic window includes:
- a CDS encoding uncharacterized protein (CAZy:GT2_Glycos_transf~BUSCO:EOG09264B2P) — protein MDSADSIPEEVWDGMEVIAEQSQVVWWIAIGATMLSGFVLWLYSIVWLFAPSPRPPTKAEKQYITVTAEGQISPPQPLPCWYDNHVAVKEMSRKGLIPREESHQITDAECFMTLVIPAYNEMHRLNGMLEEAVEYLEEQYGHHGTPSRSSSNSKLQASGQQGDPRRGWEIILVSDRSTDKTVNVALNFARTHQLSKPPPTYKGPWIGNGGAKPTTIAPGTIRVVSLEQNRGKGGAVTHGMRHARGTYIVFADADGASRFTDLGKLVLECEKAKDKKGRAVGVGSRAHMVGTDAVVKRSALRNLLMRAFHLGIWLLTTPKVAQIKDTQCGFKLFSRPALPYIIPYMHSEGWIFDVEMLMLAESADIPMVEVPIGWKEVVGSKLNVIKDSIGMAVGLALLRVAWGTGIYRRD, from the exons GTTCTATGG CTCTACTCAATAGTTTGGCTGTTCGCTCCCTCTCCACGTCCGCCGACCAAAGCTGAAAAGCAGTACATTACTGTGACTGCCGAAGGACAAATCTCACCTCCACAACCACTTCCCTGTTGGTACGACAATCATGTTGCGGTTAAAGAAATGTCGCGGAAAGGCCTCATACCCCGCGAAGAGTCCCACCAGATCACCGACGCCGAATGCTTCATGACACTTGTGATCCCCGCATACAACGAAATGCACCGATTGAATGGGATGTTGGAAGAGGCAGTGGAATACTTGGAAGAGCAATACGGACATCACGGAACACCGAGCAGGAGTAGTAGCAATAGCAAATTGCAGGCCAGTGGACAGCAGGGAGATCCGCGAAGAGGGTGGGAGATCATTCTGGTCAGCGATAGAAGTACGGATAAGACTGTCAATGTTGCTTTGAACTTTGCGAGGACGCATCAGCTCAGCAAGCCTCCGCCGACATACAAGGGGCCATGGATAGGAAATGGCGGGGCTAAGCCGACGACTATTGCGCCTGGCACGATTCGAGTAGTGAGCCTGGAACAGAACAGAGGGAAAGGCGGAGCGGTGACACACGGTATGAGACACGCAAGAGGAACATACATTGTCTTTGCAGACGCAGATGGAGCAAGCAGATTTACAGATTTAGGCAAGCTGGTCTTGGAGTGCGAGAAGgcaaaggacaagaaggGAAGAGCTGTGGGCGTTGGCTCTCGAGCGCATATGGTTGGCACAGACGCTGTTGTAAAG CGATCCGCTCTCCGCAATCTTCTCATGCGCGCTTTTCATCTCGGAATCTGGCTCCTTACAACGCCCAAAGTGGCTCAGATCAAGGACACGCAGTGTGGCTTCAAACTTTTCTCGCGGCCGGCTCTGCCTTATATCATTCCATATATGCACTCGGAAGGCTGGATCTTCGACGTAGAAATGCTCATGCTGGCTGAAAGCGCGGACATACCAATGGTGGAAGTGCCAATCGGTTGGAAAGAGGTCGTAGGGTCAAAGTTGAATGTCATCAAGGATAGTATAGGCATGGCGGTCGGCCTTGCGTTGCTGCGCGTGGCATGGGGTACTGGAATTTACAGAAGAGATTAA